CGTTTTTAAAATCTTTAAATACAGGAGAGATTACAGGAACTTTCAGCTTCTTTGGGTCTATCACTTTAAAATATTCTTGACTCGCTAAATTTAAAAACACTTCATTGTTTCCCAACTCGTTGTTAAGTGCTTCGGTAACTTGGTCTCCCCAAAATTGGTACAAATTTTTCTTTCGGTTTATGGAAAGGTTCGTACCCATTTCTAAGCGATAAGGCTGCATTAAATCTAGAGGTCGCAATACACCGTACATCCCACTTAATATACGCAATGTATTATTTAAGGTGTCAATCTTTTTTTCTGAAATCGAATATGCATCAAGTCCTTGATACACATCACCAGCAAACGCATAAACGGCAGGTCTTGCATTTTTATTTGTAAAGGGCGTGCTAAAATCCTTATAGCGTTGGTAATTAAGTTCGGCTAGTTTATCGCTTATATGCATTAACTCGCCAATTGCTTTCTTCGACTTTCGCTCTAATTTATTGTTAAGCACCTCGGCCTGCTCTAAAAAAAGAGGCTGTGTACCTCTAGAGGTTGGCAGTTTGCTTTCAAAATCTAATGATTTGGCTGGTGAGACTACTATTTTCATTATTATCTTTTAGGTAAAAATACGAATTCAGATTGGCTGAATGCATGCGTATTTATAAATATAAACGAATATAGTATCAACAAAGATTATCAATAAAAAAATTTAGTTCTAACAAATTGTGAAACACCCGACTAAAGAAAAGCAAGACGTTAATTAGGATATCCTTAACATATCGCAAAGTTTTCAAAAATTAACTTTAAGAAAAATTTTAAAGTATGAAGACTATATTACCCTTATGTGCATTTATGACATTAGCTATAGGCACACTAACGGCCCAACAAGAGTTTGGCCAAAAAGCAACCTTAAATGAAGATGGTACGATTTCAGTACAACAGGTCTTTCTACCCTCTGAAATGAGCACAAAAGAAGGTGCTATCGAACCTGTATTTCAATTTGGTAGGCCCGCCAATCCAAGCATAAAGAACTCTAGAGGAGTTACATTGGCCGACATAGACGATGACGGGATTCAGGAAATACTCTACGGAATAGACACCGAATTATTTGCGCTTAATGGCGCAGGTGAAATTGTATGGCAAAAAACAGTTGAAGGCCCAATTCTACTACCCCCAACGGTGGCCAATATTGATGGTAATGCTGGTGTTGAAATTGCTGTAAACACCGGATACCCAACTACTGTAGGACGCGTTTACCTTATGAATAATGTAGGAACTGATTTACCTAATTGGCCGTTAAATTTTAACGATAAATGGATGATCAACGCACCTGTTTTTGCAGACGTTAACGGTGACGAAGTAATGGATATAATTACATGCCAAAGAGAAAGTAGCACGGTAGGTTTTGTTCATGTACTTAACCAAGATGGCACACCTATTAACGCAAATTGGCCTGTTCAATTTGACGCCACTCCAGCATTTACTCCGTCTATTGGAGATATCGATAACGATGGAGATCAAGATGTAGTTATTGCAACTTCTTCTACTGGTCTTTACGCATATGATGCCGATGGAAATTTACTTCCAGGCTTCCCATTTGTAGATCCAAATATTAGATACTCGTATCAATCACCTGTATTAGTTGATTTAGACGGTGATGAAAATTTAGAAATCGTAGGAAGTAATCACGGTGATGCTCCAGGGTTTTATGTACTACAAAACGACGCATCGTATTACCCAGGTTGGCCCGTTGCTTTGTCAGGATGGACCTATTCACCGCCTACAGTAGTAGATTTAGATCAGGATGGTACCTATGAAATTTTTATGGCAGATAGAAATACAAGTAACGATGGAACACCTTTACCAACGATTTACGGATTTAATCCAGATGCCGAAAATTTACCTGATTTTCCAATAGAAAAATATGGTGGAAATGAAGGCGTACTAACTATCGCAGACATCAACAATGATAATGTATATGATATTATATTTTCGAGCACCCTTACCGATATGGAAGGTTTTGGATACATTCATGCATATTCGCTAGATGGAAGCGGTGAGTTAGACGGCTTTCCACTTCGCCCACGCGGATTTACATTTCTTAATGGAGCAGTTGTAGGTGATGCAGACGGAGATGGTATGATGGACCTTACGGCAAATTCGTATACCCAAACTTTCGGACAAGGAGTTGATTCAACTTTTGTGAGCAATTATAATCTAAATGTGCCTTACGACGAAAGTAAAATTTTGAGCAACGGATATAAAGGTGGAAATACTAGACAAGGATTAATCTCTCCTGAAGAAATTATGGGTATAACCGAAGTAACATTAAATGGTTCTTTTGTTATTGCACCAAACCCTTCAAATACCTTACAATTGATTAGTGATACCACAATAGAAAATGCTACTATTTCGATAGCTGGCATCGACGGCAAACAAATGTACAATGAGATTACGTCTATTAGCGCGGGAGATCGTATGCAGTTTGATGTTGCCAATTACGCACAAGGCATCTATTTTGTAACGATTTCAAACGGAAAAAGATCTAAAACCTTAAAATGGATAAAAAGATAAGTAATAGTGAAAGCTATTAATCCATTACATGTTTGGCATAAACACGCCATTTTTCAATGCAAGCCTCCATATCATTTGGTATGGGGGCTTCAAATTTTAAAGAAGCTCCTGTAGTAGGATGCTCAAACCCTAGTGTTCGTGCATGAAGCGCTTGTCTCGGTAATATTTTAAAACAATTATCTACAAATTGTTTGTATTTGCTGAATGTTGTGCCTTTTAATATTTTTTCACCGCCGTAGCGTTCATCATTAAACAAAGTGTGGCCAATATGCTTTAAATGTACCCTGATTTGATGAGTACGTCCCGTTTCTAATCTACAGCTCAATAAGGTAACATAGCCAAATCTTTCCAAAACTTTATAATGGGTCACTGCAGGCTTGCCTTTTTCGTCAGCATCATCTCCTAAAAAGACTGTGTTTTGCAACCTATTTTTTGGATGCCGCCCTATATGTCCCTCTACCGTTCCATTGTCTTCTTTTACATCGCCCCAAACTAACGCAATATATTCGCGTTGTGTAGTTTTATTGAAAAACTGCCGCGACAAATGGGTCATGGCCTCTTCAGTTTTAGCAACAACTAGCAATCCGCTTGTATCTTTATCAATTCTATGTACTAATCCCGGACGATTACTACTGTTGTTAGGCAGGTTATCGAAATGAAAA
This Rasiella rasia DNA region includes the following protein-coding sequences:
- the yaaA gene encoding peroxide stress protein YaaA, which translates into the protein MKIVVSPAKSLDFESKLPTSRGTQPLFLEQAEVLNNKLERKSKKAIGELMHISDKLAELNYQRYKDFSTPFTNKNARPAVYAFAGDVYQGLDAYSISEKKIDTLNNTLRILSGMYGVLRPLDLMQPYRLEMGTNLSINRKKNLYQFWGDQVTEALNNELGNNEVFLNLASQEYFKVIDPKKLKVPVISPVFKDFKNGKLKIISFFAKKARGSMARYVIDKNIKTLRGLKGFDYDGYAYSEQYTENEDEPVFIR
- a CDS encoding T9SS type A sorting domain-containing protein, which produces MKTILPLCAFMTLAIGTLTAQQEFGQKATLNEDGTISVQQVFLPSEMSTKEGAIEPVFQFGRPANPSIKNSRGVTLADIDDDGIQEILYGIDTELFALNGAGEIVWQKTVEGPILLPPTVANIDGNAGVEIAVNTGYPTTVGRVYLMNNVGTDLPNWPLNFNDKWMINAPVFADVNGDEVMDIITCQRESSTVGFVHVLNQDGTPINANWPVQFDATPAFTPSIGDIDNDGDQDVVIATSSTGLYAYDADGNLLPGFPFVDPNIRYSYQSPVLVDLDGDENLEIVGSNHGDAPGFYVLQNDASYYPGWPVALSGWTYSPPTVVDLDQDGTYEIFMADRNTSNDGTPLPTIYGFNPDAENLPDFPIEKYGGNEGVLTIADINNDNVYDIIFSSTLTDMEGFGYIHAYSLDGSGELDGFPLRPRGFTFLNGAVVGDADGDGMMDLTANSYTQTFGQGVDSTFVSNYNLNVPYDESKILSNGYKGGNTRQGLISPEEIMGITEVTLNGSFVIAPNPSNTLQLISDTTIENATISIAGIDGKQMYNEITSISAGDRMQFDVANYAQGIYFVTISNGKRSKTLKWIKR
- a CDS encoding RluA family pseudouridine synthase — its product is MVQDNPTEDAGNDDLYEHFRFVADKGQSPLRVDKYLMNKVENATRNKIQKSAKDGNIYVNDVVVKQNYKVKAGDVVTVLFEHPPYEMLLTPEDLPIDIVYEDDDVLVVNKAPGMVVHPGHGNYSGTLINALTFHFDNLPNNSSNRPGLVHRIDKDTSGLLVVAKTEEAMTHLSRQFFNKTTQREYIALVWGDVKEDNGTVEGHIGRHPKNRLQNTVFLGDDADEKGKPAVTHYKVLERFGYVTLLSCRLETGRTHQIRVHLKHIGHTLFNDERYGGEKILKGTTFSKYKQFVDNCFKILPRQALHARTLGFEHPTTGASLKFEAPIPNDMEACIEKWRVYAKHVMD